In Gemmatimonadota bacterium, the DNA window GTTCGGCGACCAGCGCATGTCGCGACAGGAGGCGCTCAGGTCCTATACGCTGGACGCCGCCTACGGTTCGTTTCACGAAAACGTGCTCGGATCCATCGAGCCCGGCAAGTTCGCCGATTTCACGGTGCTCTCGAAGGACATCATGACCGTGCCCGAGAACCAGATCCTGGAAACGGAAATCGTGTATACCATCGTGGACGGCAAGGTTCGGTACGAGCGAGGACCGCCCGCGATGCCGTGACTGGTCGGTCGGGCTGAAGGACAACTGGCAGTGCAGGGAACGGGGAGGGAACCCACGGGGGCTTTCCCCGTTCTTTATGTCAGGGCATTCATCCATGTGTAAAACTTGACGTGGACGCGTTTAGGATGCATATTTTCAGGCTTGCGAAGGACGTGATTCGCATGGGTATCCCGCTAGAGGAGGCGGCATGGCCGCACAACTCTGGGTCGGCCTGTTGACTGGCCTGATGGTACTGCCGGGCGTCGAAACGACGGGGGGCGTCCGAACGCCGTGGAACGCTGGTGCGCCGGGAGACGTCGGACCGCTGCAGGGCTCCGTAGCGCCGGAGAAGCATCATACGGCGGAAACCGTCACCGGAAAGATGCGCGAGCGCCTCGACGGCGTGCGGTCGCTGGCGGCCCGGTACGTCGTTATGACGTACGCGGCCGTGCTTGAAAGTCGGAGCGGGACCGAGGGAAACCTTTATCTGCAGCGGGACCGGAACCGCCTTCGCCTGGAGGAGGCCGGTCAGATCATCGTTTCAGACGGCGAAACGTTGTGGACTTATGTGCCCGGCAACCGGCAGGTCATCGTGTCGCCGGCGGGGGAAGAGGGGTCGGAGTCCGAACCCCGGCGTTCGGGCCGGCCAGGCCGACCAGGCCGACCGGACGATTTCATATTCAACTACTCGAACCGCTACCTGTACGCGCTGGAGGGCAGGGAACCGGTCGATGGCCTGCGGTGCTCCGTGCTCAGGCTCACTGCCGTCGAACCGGCCGAAGACCTTCCGGAGCTGCGCATCTGGGTGGACGAGGAAGACTGGCTTACGCGGAAAGTAATGTATACGGACGATATGGGGTCTGAAACCACCCTGCATTTC includes these proteins:
- a CDS encoding outer membrane lipoprotein carrier protein LolA, encoding MAAQLWVGLLTGLMVLPGVETTGGVRTPWNAGAPGDVGPLQGSVAPEKHHTAETVTGKMRERLDGVRSLAARYVVMTYAAVLESRSGTEGNLYLQRDRNRLRLEEAGQIIVSDGETLWTYVPGNRQVIVSPAGEEGSESEPRRSGRPGRPGRPDDFIFNYSNRYLYALEGREPVDGLRCSVLRLTAVEPAEDLPELRIWVDEEDWLTRKVMYTDDMGSETTLHFMDYRLNDPLDPGLFKMIAPEGVEWVDLR
- a CDS encoding amidohydrolase family protein — protein: FGDQRMSRQEALRSYTLDAAYGSFHENVLGSIEPGKFADFTVLSKDIMTVPENQILETEIVYTIVDGKVRYERGPPAMP